In a genomic window of Taeniopygia guttata chromosome 11, bTaeGut7.mat, whole genome shotgun sequence:
- the NOB1 gene encoding RNA-binding protein NOB1, producing the protein MGRADMARVPHVVADTGAFLSAAPLQDVADALYTVPEVLAEIRDRRARRRLSALPCELRVRRPRPDLLRLVTEFSKKTGDYPSLSAADLQVLALTCQLQAEIHGPGSVRWEPQDKVRVSSTPRHPEAPLHLAGFHLPAKHKPAGKGPRQPGPGPGPVPAESDEFGSFLYWRPPLPSIEEELRELLAIAGSPEPPEQRRGSADGTSAGEEEEEDEDESDDEGWITPSNLKQAQQDTGHCDTAPVGVQVGCVTTDFAMQNVLLQMGLHVLAVNGMLIRRARSYILRCHGCFRTTSDMTKVFCPHCGNKTLKKVAVSVSDDGSLHMHFSRNPKVLNPRGLRYPLPAPQGGKHANNPHLVEDQRFPQQRLSRKARQKTDVFDPDYLAGASPFAENDVHSRAAHLQLRDAALGAGRRRLNPNAVTKKFVKRR; encoded by the exons ATGGGGCGCGCAGACATGGCGCGTGTTCCGCACGTCGTGGCCGACACGGGCGCGTTCCTGAGCGCGGCCCCGCTGCAG GACGTGGCGGACGCGCTGTACACCGTGCCCGAGGTGCTGGCCGAGATCCGCGACCGGCGGGCGCGCCGCCGCCTGTCCGCGCTGCCCTGCGAGCTGCGGGTGCGCCGCCCGCGCCCCGACCTGCTGCGCCTCG TGACCGAGTTCTCCAAGAAGACCGGGGACTACCCGAGCCTCTCGGCCGCCGACCTGCAGGTGCTCGCCCTCACCTGCCAGCTGCAGGCCGAGATCCACGGCCCCGGCAGCGTCCGCTGGGAGCCGCAGGACAAG GTGCGGGTCAGCTCCACCCCGCGGCACCCCGAGGCTCCGCTGCACCTCGCCGGTTTCCACCTGCCCGCCAAG CACAAACCCGCGGGGAAGGGTCCCcgccagcccggccccggccccggcccggtCCCGGCGGAGAGCGACGAGTTCGGCTCCTTCCTGTACTGGCGGCCGCCCCTGCCCAGCATCGAGGaggagctgcgggagctgctG GCCATCGCcggcagccccgagccccccgagcagcgccgcggctctgcaGACGGGACCAGCGCCGgcgaagaggaggaggaggatgaggatgagagCGATGACGAAGGCTGGATAACTCCCAGCAACCTGAAGCAGGCCCAGCAGGACACGGGGCACTGTGACACTGCTCCCGTCGGTGTCCAGGTGGGCTGTGTCACCACGGACTTTGCCAtgcag AACGTGCTGCTGCAGATGGGTCTCCACGTGCTGGCCGTGAACGGGATGCTGATCCGCCGCGCCCGCAGCTACATCCTGCGCTGCCACGGCTGCTTCAg GACCACTTCAGACATGACCAAGGTGTTCTGCCCCCACTGCGGTAACAAGACGCTCAAGAAGGTGGCAGTGAGTGTCAGCGACGACGGGAGTCTCCACATGCACTTCTCCCGCAACCCCAAGGTGCTGAACCCCCGGGGGCTCAGG TACCCGCTGCCGGCGCCGCAGGGCGGCAAGCACGCCAACAACCCGCACCTGGTGGAGGACCAGCGCTTCCCGCAGCAGCGCCTGTCCCGCAAGGCGCGGCAGAAAACCGACGTCTTCGACCCCGACTACCTGGCCGGGGCCTCCCCGTTCGCCGAGAACGACGTGCACAGCCGGGCCGCGCACCTGCAGCTGCGCGACGCTGCCCTGGgcgccggccgccgccgcctcaaCCCCAACGCCGTCACCAAGAAGTTCGTGAAGAGGAGGTGA